The following coding sequences lie in one Hippopotamus amphibius kiboko isolate mHipAmp2 chromosome 7, mHipAmp2.hap2, whole genome shotgun sequence genomic window:
- the SLC66A3 gene encoding solute carrier family 66 member 3 produces the protein METRLLRFCNWSALGVCAALKLPQISAVLGARSSRGVSLPSLLLELAGFLVFLRYQCYYEYPLLTYLEYPILIAQDVILLLCVFHFNGDVKRAAPYIVLFVSAWFVLTLQKWIIDLAMNLCTFISAASKFAQLQYLWKSRDSGAVSALTWSLASYTCAARIMTTLMTTNDLTILIRFVIMLALNIWVAATILHYRKTDVKSE, from the exons ATGGAGACGCGGCTGCTGCGGTTCTGCAACTGGAGCGCGCTGGGCGTGTGCGCGGCGCTCAAGCTGCCGCAGATCTCCGCCGTGCTGGGCGCGCGCAGCTCGCGGGGCGTCAGCCTCCCGAGCCTGCTTCTGGAGCTGGCGGG gttCCTGGTCTTTCTCCGGTATCAGTGTTACTACGAGTACCCGCTGCTGACCTACCTGGAGTACCCCATTCTCATCGCACAAG ATGTCATCCTCCTGCTGTGTGTCTTCCATTTCAACGGGGATGTGAAACGGGCAGCACCTTACATCGTCCT CTTTGTGTCTGCGTGGTTCGTCCTCACCCTGCAGAAGTGGATCATAGATCTGGCCATG AATTTATGTACTTTCATCAGTGCAGCCAGTAAGTTTGCACAGCTCCAGTACCTGTGGAAGAGCAGGGACTCAGGAGCTGTGAGTGCCCTGACGTGGAGCCTCGCTTCATATACCTGTGCCG CAAGAATAATGACAACTTTAATGACCACCAATGATCTTACAA TTCTTATACGTTTTGTGATCATGCTGGCCTTAAACATATGGGTAGCAGCTACAATACTTCACTACCGGAAGACCGATGTAAAGTCTGAGTGA